In one Bacteroides intestinalis DSM 17393 genomic region, the following are encoded:
- a CDS encoding BACON domain-containing protein — MKKLTLVSLILSMILISCKERGEVRIMPEFNYDQTTINISKNEGSSVTALIYTTEGEVTAEYTADWLSVDVNPKRAIYKATAANETGEPRSTVVKLVSGEFSVDVTVTQSDKDASEEKALKVGQVTEDGLGMIFWVDPSDPESGKAISLERWGGNPYEASIMPHGALSAVDGPANTALFVNAGPNDAAALCTALGEGWYLPASNELLDLFDAYNGIGHEDPAFTNAVPANISDTEKAARAMFDQYLTDLGGAVINAAADTGNGESYWASTESEDGQKARYVRFGKYGFDFGAKTGTSRFVRAMKVIGNYKFPEEPATLTVTPTQVGLTSEAGATAESTVTTNKSSYTVTIEGDGSTWLSVSKAENKITFTALSENTTDGSRTATVTVVAGSGEGQATATITVSQQKAIAVEPFKIGEYVTKDGDTELAEGGIVFWVDPADPSKAKIVSLKRESLKWTNGFAEGFGVTDGENGYANTQTIAQSEHAADIPAIQYCKERGEGWYWPARDELIALYDAYNGNHSSSLLPGQLPAEEQAARAAFDKVFTDHGGILLNTMGDTENGDSYWASTETTDGKKACYIRFGKYVSTNNAKTGSARYVRCVRSVSK, encoded by the coding sequence ATGAAAAAACTAACTCTGGTTTCATTGATTTTGAGTATGATACTGATTTCATGTAAAGAGCGTGGGGAAGTGCGTATCATGCCGGAATTTAATTATGACCAAACCACTATAAACATATCGAAGAATGAAGGTTCTTCTGTAACGGCTCTTATTTATACGACGGAGGGTGAGGTTACCGCCGAGTATACGGCAGACTGGCTCTCGGTAGATGTGAATCCGAAACGTGCCATTTATAAAGCTACGGCTGCCAATGAAACAGGTGAACCGCGTTCGACTGTCGTGAAGCTGGTTTCCGGAGAGTTCTCTGTAGACGTAACAGTGACTCAATCAGATAAAGATGCTTCGGAAGAGAAGGCATTGAAAGTGGGACAAGTGACAGAAGACGGACTCGGTATGATATTCTGGGTTGACCCGTCTGATCCGGAATCCGGAAAGGCTATCTCACTGGAACGTTGGGGCGGCAATCCGTATGAAGCATCTATCATGCCACATGGTGCTCTGTCAGCAGTAGACGGCCCGGCGAATACAGCCCTGTTTGTAAATGCAGGCCCTAATGATGCTGCCGCCTTGTGTACAGCATTGGGAGAGGGTTGGTATTTACCGGCATCCAATGAATTGCTCGATTTGTTTGACGCATACAATGGTATCGGGCATGAAGATCCGGCATTCACCAATGCAGTGCCTGCCAATATCAGCGATACGGAAAAAGCGGCCCGTGCCATGTTCGACCAGTACTTGACCGATTTGGGTGGAGCTGTTATAAATGCAGCGGCTGATACAGGTAATGGTGAAAGCTACTGGGCAAGTACGGAAAGTGAAGATGGGCAGAAAGCAAGATACGTCCGCTTCGGTAAGTATGGATTTGACTTTGGTGCCAAGACAGGTACAAGCCGCTTCGTACGTGCCATGAAAGTGATAGGTAACTATAAGTTCCCCGAAGAACCTGCGACACTGACCGTTACCCCTACCCAGGTTGGACTGACCAGTGAAGCCGGTGCCACGGCAGAGTCTACCGTAACTACGAATAAGAGTTCATATACGGTAACCATTGAAGGTGATGGCTCCACATGGCTTTCTGTAAGCAAGGCAGAAAACAAGATTACATTCACCGCTTTGTCGGAGAATACCACGGATGGTTCGCGTACGGCGACTGTGACCGTCGTAGCCGGTTCCGGTGAAGGCCAGGCTACGGCTACCATTACCGTAAGCCAGCAGAAAGCTATAGCTGTGGAACCTTTCAAGATAGGCGAGTATGTGACGAAAGATGGGGATACGGAACTTGCTGAAGGCGGTATTGTGTTCTGGGTGGACCCGGCAGATCCTTCCAAAGCCAAGATCGTATCTTTGAAACGAGAGAGCCTGAAGTGGACGAACGGTTTTGCAGAAGGTTTTGGGGTAACGGACGGTGAAAATGGATATGCCAATACGCAGACTATAGCGCAGAGTGAACATGCAGCGGATATTCCGGCTATACAATATTGCAAGGAGAGAGGAGAAGGTTGGTATTGGCCGGCAAGAGACGAGCTGATAGCCTTGTATGATGCCTACAACGGAAATCATAGTTCAAGTTTGCTTCCCGGTCAGCTTCCGGCGGAAGAACAGGCTGCACGTGCTGCATTCGATAAGGTCTTCACCGATCATGGCGGCATTCTCCTGAATACAATGGGGGATACGGAAAACGGTGACAGTTATTGGGCAAGTACGGAGACTACCGACGGTAAGAAAGCTTGTTATATACGTTTTGGTAAATATGTCAGTACTAATAACGCCAAGACCGGAAGTGCGCGTTATGTTCGTTGTGTGAGAAGTGTTTCCAAATAA
- a CDS encoding DUF2264 domain-containing protein, whose protein sequence is MMMRNGNKVLVIGLVLLAGFASSASAVTKGMKKVVEDALDFSVRQSMSMFGEMKDQKGILPRTAKDGEMITCDSGWWTSGFYPGTLWYCYEYSNDPQVRAAAEEMTSRVEKQKYTTSNHDVGFIINCSFGNGYRLTRNEAYREVIETAAKSLSTRFHPVTGCTRSWNSKKWQFSVIIDNMMNLELFTVTSSMTGDNSYYNKAKSHADRTMINHFRPDGSSFHVVSYDTITGKVLNQVTHQGVGDQSAWSRGQAWGLYGFTMMYRQTGKKEYLDHAIKIGKYIMNHPRLPKDKIPYWDFDAPDIPKADRDASAGAIMASAYVELSTYVEGELCKQFLAIGEQQIKSLASPAYRARKVGDNNHFIIKHCTGFMAKQYEIDAPLTYADYYFVEALLRYKNLLEGRPVVETITAFSENPDRSAWLSSLHRISYPLLTNMAKGELRKNMPVESIAADMQKRREVTHLEALGRLITGISAWLELGPDNTIEGKLRARYIDLALKSITNGVDPESPDYLNFNNGRQPLVDAAFLAHGLLRARTQLWDKLDKTTQERVIKELKSSRVIKPSETNWLFFSAMVEAALKEFTGEWEYDRVKYACDRFEQWYKGDGWYGDGADFHLDYYNSFVIHPMMAEVLGVMKKHQIEGAIPYELELERYARYAEQQERMISPEGTFPIVGRSLAYRFGAFHALSDVAYRKLLPERVKPAQVRCALTAIINRQTQAPGTFNPEGWLRVGFAGYQPHIGESYISTGSLYLCSAVFVALGLPESDEFWASPAADWTCKKGWAGVDLNVDKALKK, encoded by the coding sequence ATGATGATGAGAAACGGAAATAAAGTTTTAGTTATAGGTTTGGTTCTGTTGGCAGGATTCGCCTCTTCGGCATCGGCAGTGACAAAAGGTATGAAAAAGGTTGTTGAGGATGCGCTCGACTTCTCTGTCAGACAGTCAATGTCCATGTTCGGTGAGATGAAAGACCAGAAAGGCATATTGCCCAGAACGGCGAAGGATGGAGAGATGATTACCTGCGATTCCGGTTGGTGGACAAGTGGTTTCTATCCCGGTACGTTATGGTATTGTTACGAGTATAGCAATGATCCGCAGGTGAGGGCAGCCGCCGAAGAAATGACTTCGCGTGTAGAAAAGCAGAAGTATACGACCAGCAATCACGATGTTGGCTTTATCATCAATTGCAGTTTCGGCAATGGCTACCGCCTTACCCGTAATGAAGCTTACAGGGAAGTGATAGAGACTGCGGCCAAATCCTTATCCACCCGCTTCCATCCGGTGACGGGTTGCACTCGCTCGTGGAACAGCAAGAAATGGCAGTTCTCCGTAATCATCGATAACATGATGAATCTGGAACTTTTTACGGTAACCTCATCCATGACGGGAGATAATTCTTACTATAATAAAGCAAAGTCTCATGCCGACCGTACAATGATCAATCATTTCCGTCCGGATGGCAGTTCATTCCACGTGGTTAGTTATGATACGATTACAGGAAAGGTGCTGAACCAAGTGACACACCAGGGCGTGGGTGATCAATCTGCTTGGTCGCGTGGTCAGGCATGGGGATTGTATGGATTTACTATGATGTACCGACAAACGGGTAAGAAAGAGTATCTGGACCATGCTATTAAAATCGGTAAGTACATTATGAATCACCCGCGTTTGCCTAAAGATAAAATCCCTTACTGGGACTTTGATGCTCCCGACATTCCGAAAGCTGATAGAGATGCTTCGGCTGGTGCCATTATGGCTTCGGCTTATGTGGAGCTGAGTACTTATGTAGAAGGCGAACTGTGCAAGCAATTCCTTGCAATAGGTGAACAGCAAATAAAGTCGTTGGCTTCTCCGGCCTATCGTGCCAGGAAAGTAGGCGATAACAATCATTTTATCATCAAGCATTGCACTGGTTTCATGGCAAAGCAGTATGAGATAGATGCTCCATTGACGTATGCCGATTATTATTTTGTAGAGGCTTTGCTTCGCTATAAGAATTTGTTGGAAGGGCGTCCGGTAGTTGAGACGATTACGGCTTTCTCTGAAAATCCGGATCGTTCTGCCTGGTTGAGTTCACTCCATCGTATCTCCTATCCGTTGCTGACAAATATGGCGAAAGGTGAACTTCGTAAAAATATGCCGGTTGAATCTATCGCCGCTGATATGCAGAAAAGAAGAGAAGTGACACATCTGGAAGCTTTAGGCAGACTGATTACAGGTATTTCGGCTTGGCTGGAACTGGGGCCCGACAATACGATAGAAGGTAAACTGCGTGCCCGGTACATCGATCTGGCGTTAAAGTCGATTACCAATGGAGTTGATCCGGAATCGCCCGACTACCTGAACTTCAATAACGGACGTCAACCCTTGGTGGATGCCGCTTTCCTAGCTCATGGATTACTGAGAGCCCGTACACAACTGTGGGATAAACTGGATAAGACCACTCAGGAACGGGTAATCAAGGAACTCAAATCATCAAGAGTGATAAAACCTTCCGAAACCAATTGGCTGTTTTTCTCGGCAATGGTGGAGGCTGCCTTAAAGGAATTTACCGGCGAGTGGGAGTATGACCGGGTGAAATATGCCTGTGACCGCTTTGAACAGTGGTATAAAGGAGATGGCTGGTACGGTGACGGGGCCGATTTCCATCTGGACTATTACAACAGTTTCGTTATCCACCCGATGATGGCGGAAGTGCTGGGTGTGATGAAGAAACACCAGATAGAAGGTGCCATACCTTACGAACTTGAACTCGAACGTTATGCCCGCTATGCAGAGCAACAGGAAAGAATGATTTCTCCCGAAGGGACTTTCCCGATAGTGGGTCGTTCATTAGCTTACCGTTTCGGGGCTTTCCATGCCTTGTCCGACGTTGCTTACCGGAAATTGCTTCCGGAAAGAGTGAAACCTGCACAAGTGAGATGTGCACTGACAGCAATTATCAATCGGCAGACACAAGCTCCCGGAACATTCAACCCCGAAGGATGGCTGCGGGTGGGCTTTGCCGGCTATCAGCCTCATATTGGAGAGAGTTATATTTCAACAGGTAGCCTCTACTTGTGCTCTGCTGTGTTCGTAGCCCTCGGTTTGCCGGAATCAGATGAGTTTTGGGCTTCGCCTGCAGCAGACTGGACTTGCAAGAAGGGATGGGCAGGCGTCGATCTGAATGTGGACAAGGCCTTGAAGAAATAA
- a CDS encoding sulfatase family protein translates to MKKFASVVLYGCGISLFASSCVQKAEEKKLNVLFIMTDQQRYDMLSCAGNRYVSTPSLDRLAENGVRFEHNYCANPVSMPSRFAMATGRYAGEIGYTNNSTKPDTLRVLPVARESSVGNLFRNAGYQTVYSGYPGFYCGRTHMEEYGFTQNGTDYYEGPADFAENFLAGYNPAQDEPFFLYLSFMNPHDICYGAGFDPRFPDELRPHQIAATQKYIDLRKTLSDEEYRAQIPPVPANVEPNGTYAEMKAIGSGSRDWTEEQWDFYRWMYCRLVEDVEQQIGRILAALENSGLADHTIVVFTSDHGEMGQSHGLVFKSRLLEEATRTPLIISGPGVKKGVVDSKSLTSGIDLVPTLCDLTGIPVPENLSGKSLKPVLTGQTDKIDREYIIVESSSGYQINDGRYKYTAFTRGDKEASLMDILADPGEMSDKVADPVYVAEKERLHSLLMKEIKKITEQLPAEK, encoded by the coding sequence ATGAAGAAATTCGCAAGTGTCGTGTTGTATGGATGTGGCATTTCATTGTTTGCTTCCTCTTGTGTGCAGAAAGCTGAAGAAAAGAAATTGAATGTCCTTTTCATCATGACCGACCAGCAGAGGTATGATATGCTGAGTTGTGCAGGCAATCGCTATGTCAGTACTCCTTCATTAGATCGTTTGGCTGAGAACGGTGTCCGGTTTGAACATAATTATTGTGCAAATCCGGTATCGATGCCGTCACGTTTTGCAATGGCAACAGGACGTTATGCCGGCGAAATAGGTTATACAAATAACTCTACTAAGCCGGATACTTTAAGAGTCTTGCCGGTTGCCCGTGAAAGTTCGGTTGGAAATCTTTTCCGTAATGCCGGCTATCAGACTGTCTATTCCGGTTATCCGGGCTTTTATTGTGGAAGGACTCACATGGAGGAGTATGGTTTTACCCAGAATGGTACGGATTATTACGAGGGTCCTGCCGATTTTGCCGAGAACTTTCTTGCTGGCTATAATCCGGCTCAGGATGAACCTTTTTTCCTATATCTCTCTTTCATGAATCCTCATGATATTTGTTATGGGGCAGGTTTTGATCCGAGATTTCCCGATGAGCTGCGCCCTCATCAGATAGCTGCTACGCAGAAGTACATAGATTTGCGTAAAACACTAAGTGATGAAGAATATCGTGCACAGATACCTCCCGTACCTGCCAATGTGGAACCCAACGGGACGTATGCCGAAATGAAAGCAATCGGTTCCGGTTCCCGTGACTGGACAGAAGAGCAGTGGGATTTCTATCGCTGGATGTATTGCCGGCTTGTAGAAGATGTGGAACAACAGATCGGACGTATCCTGGCTGCGTTGGAAAACTCCGGCCTGGCAGATCATACGATTGTTGTCTTTACTTCAGATCATGGAGAAATGGGACAGTCTCATGGCCTTGTTTTTAAAAGTCGCTTGCTTGAAGAAGCTACCCGTACACCGCTTATTATTTCCGGTCCGGGAGTGAAGAAAGGAGTTGTAGACTCAAAAAGCTTGACTAGCGGAATTGATCTGGTACCTACGTTATGCGACCTGACAGGAATTCCCGTACCGGAGAACTTGTCCGGTAAGTCACTGAAACCGGTTCTGACCGGGCAAACGGATAAGATTGACCGTGAATATATTATCGTAGAGTCTAGTTCAGGCTATCAGATTAATGACGGACGTTATAAGTATACAGCCTTTACGCGTGGAGATAAGGAAGCGTCTTTGATGGATATTCTGGCTGATCCTGGCGAAATGTCCGATAAAGTTGCTGATCCGGTTTATGTAGCAGAGAAAGAACGCTTGCACAGTTTATTGATGAAGGAAATTAAAAAAATAACAGAACAGCTTCCGGCAGAGAAATAA
- a CDS encoding family 43 glycosylhydrolase yields the protein MKNKLSLLLVSFFLFSCAENKQVTEQQTTFCNPMNLDYGWGCFQKREKKARTAADPVIVLFKDKYYLFTTMDIGGYRVSDDLITWKDVYFNPEIHASALDIDHYVAPAVAADDNYVYFINFTRDRSKKKVDVIRSADPENGKWEKCGEVRRMADPCLFIDDGRFYFYYGLGAEQSTTFFEVNPETFEEIEGTKKVLREYITDVKECTSGYHFGRRELYDEIDASAWMGKFEKIPCPEGAWIVKNNDKYYLQYATPGTICNWYCDIVMESDSANGGFVEQPYNPVSLKVGGFIGGAGHSCVFKDKYGNWWQATSMWIGNHDEFERRIGLFPVSFDAKGRMRTHTVLGDYPMLLPQKKFEPQDISAFGWMLQSFNKACMASSSLSGFEPEKAADENVRTWWSAESGNAGEHFVMNFGKKVQINSVQINFAEQDINPEAPKETDYHAYKLYTSNDGHTWKLLADKSGNKTAVPHEYLELSKPVEASYMKVENVHTPKEGKFALLDLRVFGSGYSDKPGQVKELSVKRNQKDGRYASIAWNKASGADGYLVRFGYQPDFLNQCIQVKGNETTELLLHILTKGVKYYYRVDTYNDSGITEGNVISE from the coding sequence ATGAAAAATAAATTATCCCTTTTATTGGTGTCTTTTTTTCTCTTCTCCTGTGCGGAGAACAAACAGGTAACGGAACAGCAGACAACGTTTTGTAATCCGATGAATTTGGATTACGGTTGGGGATGTTTCCAGAAGAGAGAGAAGAAAGCCCGTACGGCTGCCGATCCGGTAATCGTATTGTTCAAAGACAAATATTATCTCTTTACTACAATGGATATCGGCGGTTATCGTGTATCCGACGACTTGATTACATGGAAGGATGTCTATTTTAATCCGGAGATACATGCATCTGCCCTTGATATTGACCATTATGTGGCACCTGCTGTAGCTGCGGATGATAATTATGTCTATTTTATAAACTTTACCCGCGACCGTTCCAAAAAGAAAGTAGACGTGATTCGCTCTGCTGACCCGGAAAATGGAAAATGGGAAAAATGCGGTGAGGTACGGCGTATGGCCGATCCTTGTCTGTTTATTGATGACGGGCGCTTTTATTTCTATTATGGGCTGGGTGCAGAGCAATCTACCACTTTCTTTGAAGTGAATCCCGAGACTTTTGAGGAAATAGAAGGTACGAAGAAGGTGCTCCGTGAATATATCACGGACGTTAAAGAGTGCACTTCCGGTTATCACTTCGGGCGCAGAGAACTGTATGATGAAATCGACGCTTCTGCCTGGATGGGTAAGTTCGAGAAGATACCTTGCCCTGAGGGTGCCTGGATTGTGAAGAACAATGATAAGTATTACCTGCAATATGCCACACCGGGAACCATTTGTAACTGGTATTGCGATATCGTTATGGAGAGTGACAGTGCGAATGGAGGTTTTGTTGAACAGCCTTACAATCCTGTTTCGTTGAAGGTCGGTGGTTTTATTGGTGGGGCAGGCCATAGTTGTGTATTCAAAGATAAGTATGGTAACTGGTGGCAGGCAACTTCCATGTGGATTGGTAACCACGATGAATTTGAGAGAAGAATCGGATTGTTCCCGGTATCATTTGATGCGAAAGGGCGGATGAGAACTCATACCGTATTGGGTGATTATCCGATGCTATTACCTCAGAAGAAGTTTGAGCCGCAGGATATCTCTGCTTTTGGCTGGATGCTCCAGTCTTTCAATAAAGCTTGTATGGCTTCTTCTTCGCTTTCGGGTTTTGAACCGGAGAAAGCAGCGGATGAGAATGTCAGGACGTGGTGGTCGGCAGAAAGCGGTAATGCAGGTGAGCATTTCGTAATGAACTTTGGTAAGAAAGTGCAGATTAACTCTGTTCAGATCAACTTTGCCGAACAGGATATAAATCCGGAGGCTCCCAAAGAGACAGACTATCATGCCTACAAACTATATACTTCGAACGATGGGCATACCTGGAAGCTGCTTGCTGATAAGTCCGGAAACAAAACAGCGGTTCCTCATGAATATCTGGAACTCTCCAAACCTGTAGAAGCTTCTTATATGAAGGTGGAGAATGTACATACTCCCAAAGAAGGCAAATTTGCACTGTTGGATTTGCGGGTATTCGGTTCCGGTTATTCGGATAAGCCCGGACAGGTGAAAGAACTTTCTGTGAAAAGAAACCAGAAAGATGGAAGATACGCCTCGATTGCTTGGAATAAAGCATCCGGTGCCGACGGTTATTTGGTTCGCTTTGGTTATCAACCCGACTTTCTGAATCAATGTATTCAGGTGAAGGGAAATGAAACCACTGAACTTTTACTGCATATTCTCACTAAAGGCGTGAAGTATTATTATCGTGTGGATACCTATAATGACAGTGGAATTACGGAAGGTAATGTTATTTCGGAGTAG
- a CDS encoding sulfatase family protein translates to MLTCAGLMQAQHKPNVVIIFTDDQGYQDLGCYGSPLIQTPSIDGMAREGLKLTDFYVSASVSSASRAGLLTGRLNTRNGVKGVFFPESEGMPSEEITLAEALKEQDYATGCFGKWHLGDLKGHLPTDQGFDKYFGIPYSNDMYIGPSQKFASNAVFREGYTLSEAKADQDFVRNAPNRATIKKRLNSVSPLFEGDEIIEYPCDQSTTTRRYFDKAIEFVGQNKEKPFFVYITPSMPHIPLFASEQFRGKSKRGLYGDVVEEIDWNVGRFLDYLDQQGLAENTLVIFASDNGPWLGYKEDSGSADPLRGGKFSYYEGGVRVPCILRWKGTIPAGVTSDAIIASIDLFPTIMHYVGCKSFRQEIDGVDISSFLKNPSLRLRDEYVYVRGGEVHGIRKGDWAYLPKTGNSKFKEGDVPELFNLKRDIGETNNLHLEYPEKVKELQEVMQLYQAFKVKK, encoded by the coding sequence ATGTTGACTTGTGCTGGGCTTATGCAAGCTCAGCACAAGCCTAATGTTGTTATCATCTTTACCGATGATCAGGGATATCAGGACCTTGGTTGCTACGGATCGCCGTTGATACAAACCCCGTCAATAGATGGGATGGCAAGGGAAGGACTAAAACTGACAGACTTCTATGTATCTGCTTCTGTCTCCAGTGCCTCACGTGCGGGCCTTTTAACGGGACGGCTGAATACCCGGAATGGAGTGAAAGGAGTATTCTTTCCGGAATCCGAAGGTATGCCTTCCGAAGAGATAACCTTGGCAGAAGCATTGAAAGAACAAGATTATGCAACAGGTTGTTTCGGTAAATGGCATCTAGGTGACTTGAAAGGTCATCTACCCACAGATCAGGGGTTTGATAAATACTTCGGTATTCCTTATAGTAACGATATGTATATCGGCCCTTCTCAAAAATTTGCGTCTAATGCTGTGTTTAGAGAAGGATATACTCTGTCTGAAGCTAAAGCGGATCAGGACTTTGTGAGAAATGCTCCCAACAGAGCGACGATAAAAAAGAGACTCAATAGTGTATCTCCTTTGTTTGAAGGAGATGAAATCATAGAATACCCCTGTGATCAGTCTACTACTACCCGTCGTTATTTTGATAAAGCGATTGAGTTTGTTGGGCAGAATAAAGAGAAACCTTTCTTTGTTTACATTACTCCTTCGATGCCCCATATTCCTTTATTTGCATCCGAGCAGTTCAGAGGCAAGAGTAAACGTGGGCTTTATGGAGATGTTGTGGAAGAAATAGATTGGAATGTCGGACGCTTTCTCGACTATCTGGATCAACAAGGATTGGCGGAAAATACGTTGGTTATTTTTGCATCTGATAATGGACCGTGGTTAGGCTATAAAGAAGATAGCGGTTCTGCCGATCCGTTACGTGGCGGTAAATTCTCGTATTATGAAGGCGGGGTGCGTGTACCTTGTATTCTGCGTTGGAAGGGTACTATCCCGGCAGGAGTAACCAGTGATGCGATAATTGCCAGTATTGATCTATTCCCAACAATAATGCATTATGTCGGTTGCAAATCGTTCAGGCAGGAGATTGATGGAGTGGATATATCATCATTCTTGAAAAACCCTTCTTTGCGGTTGCGTGATGAGTATGTCTATGTAAGAGGTGGTGAGGTGCATGGAATACGTAAAGGAGATTGGGCTTATTTGCCTAAAACGGGAAATAGTAAGTTTAAGGAAGGTGATGTGCCTGAGTTGTTTAATTTAAAACGGGATATTGGAGAGACTAATAATCTTCATCTGGAATATCCAGAGAAGGTGAAAGAATTACAGGAAGTAATGCAGCTATACCAGGCTTTCAAAGTTAAAAAATAG
- a CDS encoding M50 family metallopeptidase has product MKRIIGYILITIVSILSFFQLLQTMKIVFGSFNAYLWFIAGIVCFFIIRPFFRKNEAWLTTFSHELTHAIASILMLNKMHSMKVYEQEGSTQYLGRSNIFITLAPYCFPIFTYFILLLMLLSSVRSLCIFQFLIGLTLGFHILCFTQQTHPNQTDIKQNGKMISYSFIFMWWLFNASIILYAVKYGIYRAVIYQFQGMWTNLLAPF; this is encoded by the coding sequence ATGAAACGGATAATAGGATACATTCTTATAACCATAGTAAGCATACTTTCATTCTTCCAACTTCTGCAGACCATGAAAATAGTATTCGGCTCATTCAATGCGTATCTGTGGTTTATAGCTGGTATAGTCTGCTTTTTCATCATCCGTCCCTTCTTCAGGAAAAATGAAGCATGGCTCACCACTTTCTCCCATGAACTGACCCACGCCATTGCAAGCATATTGATGCTCAACAAGATGCACTCCATGAAAGTGTACGAACAAGAGGGAAGCACGCAATATCTGGGAAGAAGCAACATCTTCATTACATTGGCACCCTATTGCTTCCCCATCTTCACTTATTTCATCTTATTGCTGATGCTTCTCAGTTCCGTACGCTCTTTATGCATTTTCCAATTTCTTATCGGGCTGACATTGGGATTCCACATACTTTGCTTCACCCAGCAAACCCACCCTAACCAGACAGACATAAAGCAAAACGGAAAGATGATTTCTTATTCCTTCATCTTCATGTGGTGGTTATTCAATGCTTCCATCATACTATATGCAGTAAAATATGGCATTTACCGGGCAGTCATCTATCAGTTCCAGGGTATGTGGACAAATCTGTTAGCACCATTTTAG